A single Micromonospora luteifusca DNA region contains:
- a CDS encoding ROK family transcriptional regulator, with product MELARATNRSVRLRNRSALLTKLFLDGPLTRQDLVRSTGLSQPAVSNVVADLIDEGLVAEAGAAESDGGRPSMLLRIAPRFAFVVGVDVGETRVRVELFDFAMTLLASIEYPLDPARTEPDLVAGHVLAGIDAVTGQAGVAPGDVLGVGIGVSGVVEQGTEAVVHAQALGWDRVPLERLIAAGTDLPLHIDNGAKTLGQAEMWFGAGRGARHAVFALVGSGVGASVVTNGATYRGASSSAGEWGHTTLVYGGRACRCGARGCLEAYVGAEAIIDRYREACRGRPVPGEDEESQIAALVAAAQTSATARRVLDDTAGYLGAAVANLINLFNPERVVLGGWAAVALGDLLPAVREAAGRQALRQPYEQASIELCRLGVDAVALGAATLPIARFLTEGGVRR from the coding sequence GTGGAGCTGGCGCGTGCCACCAACCGCAGTGTGCGGCTGCGCAACCGGTCCGCCCTGCTGACCAAGCTCTTCCTCGACGGCCCGCTCACCCGGCAGGACCTGGTGCGCAGTACCGGGTTGAGTCAGCCGGCGGTCAGCAACGTGGTGGCCGACCTGATCGACGAAGGGCTGGTCGCCGAGGCCGGGGCAGCCGAGTCCGACGGTGGACGGCCCAGCATGCTGTTGCGGATCGCTCCCCGCTTCGCCTTCGTGGTCGGCGTGGACGTCGGCGAGACCCGGGTCCGGGTGGAGCTGTTCGACTTCGCGATGACCCTGCTGGCCAGCATCGAGTACCCGCTCGACCCGGCTCGCACCGAACCTGACCTGGTGGCCGGGCACGTGCTGGCCGGAATCGACGCGGTAACGGGTCAGGCCGGGGTGGCCCCCGGCGACGTGCTCGGCGTCGGCATCGGCGTCTCAGGGGTGGTCGAGCAGGGCACCGAGGCCGTCGTGCACGCCCAGGCCCTCGGCTGGGACCGGGTGCCGCTGGAGCGCCTGATCGCCGCCGGCACCGATCTGCCGCTGCACATCGACAACGGCGCGAAGACCCTCGGCCAGGCCGAGATGTGGTTCGGGGCCGGCCGGGGCGCCCGACACGCCGTCTTCGCGCTGGTCGGCTCGGGCGTGGGCGCGTCGGTGGTGACCAACGGCGCCACCTACCGGGGTGCGTCCAGCAGCGCGGGGGAGTGGGGACACACCACCCTCGTGTACGGCGGGCGGGCCTGCCGGTGCGGCGCGCGCGGCTGCCTGGAGGCCTACGTCGGCGCGGAGGCGATCATCGACCGGTACCGGGAGGCGTGCCGGGGTCGACCGGTTCCGGGCGAGGACGAGGAGTCCCAGATCGCCGCGCTGGTCGCCGCCGCCCAGACCTCGGCCACCGCCCGGCGGGTGCTGGACGACACCGCCGGCTACCTCGGTGCCGCGGTGGCCAACCTGATCAACCTCTTCAACCCGGAGCGCGTGGTGCTCGGCGGCTGGGCGGCGGTGGCGTTGGGTGACCTGCTGCCGGCCGTCCGGGAGGCCGCCGGACGGCAGGCGCTGCGCCAGCCATACGAGCAGGCGTCGATCGAGCTGTGTCGGCTCGGCGTGGACGCGGTGGCGCTGGGCGCTGCCACCCTCCCAATAGCCCGCTTCCTCACCGAAGGCGGCGTCCGCCGCTGA
- a CDS encoding TMEM175 family protein — MAEAPDEVAQPGSGSRLSGTDRMTAFSDGVFAIVITLLVLDLRVPEYHEGELLAGLRGEGASYLAFVVSFVYIGVLWLNHHALLKLIRATTLTLSWINLAVLFGAVIIPFPTAVLSSAFTHGDIADQRAGVTLYALAAALMSAPWLVFFGYLHHHPELLDRGVSPEHVRTQRLRPITGLVLYGLSGLLGWFVNPVLGLIGIIVMIAYHAATSEGLRRRGRRR; from the coding sequence ATGGCCGAAGCCCCCGACGAGGTCGCGCAGCCCGGCAGCGGCTCACGCCTGTCCGGCACCGATCGGATGACCGCGTTCAGCGACGGTGTGTTCGCCATCGTGATCACGCTGCTGGTGCTCGACCTGCGGGTGCCGGAATACCACGAGGGCGAGCTGCTGGCCGGGCTGCGTGGCGAAGGCGCCTCCTACCTGGCCTTCGTCGTGTCGTTCGTCTACATCGGGGTGCTCTGGCTCAACCACCACGCCCTGCTCAAGCTGATCCGCGCGACAACCCTCACCCTGAGCTGGATCAACCTCGCCGTGCTCTTCGGCGCGGTGATCATTCCGTTTCCCACCGCCGTGCTGTCGTCCGCGTTCACCCACGGCGACATCGCCGACCAGCGGGCGGGCGTCACCCTGTACGCGTTGGCGGCCGCGCTGATGTCCGCACCGTGGCTGGTGTTCTTCGGTTACCTGCACCACCACCCCGAGCTGCTTGACCGTGGGGTCAGCCCCGAGCATGTCCGGACGCAACGGCTGCGACCGATCACCGGCCTGGTTCTGTACGGATTGAGCGGCCTGCTCGGCTGGTTCGTCAACCCGGTGCTGGGCCTGATCGGCATCATCGTCATGATCGCCTATCACGCGGCAACCAGCGAGGGGCTGCGTCGGCGGGGCCGGCGGCGCTGA
- a CDS encoding nucleotidyltransferase family protein yields the protein MPDLPVTAGLLLAAGAGRRYGRPKALVELDGEPLVRRGIQLLGDGGCTPVHVVIGAGADEVPDLPGAVLVRHDRWPEGLGSSLRRGLASLPADVSAAVVVLVDQPLLSPVAVRRVRGVYAGGATIAVATYAGRPGHPVLLGRETWPLLDGYAVGDRGARGLLRDRPDLVVGVPCDDVGSPVDVDTPADLPRMVSAAGPADAAPRWLPRDRRS from the coding sequence GTGCCCGACCTGCCGGTGACCGCCGGGCTGTTGCTGGCCGCCGGCGCCGGGCGGCGGTACGGCCGGCCGAAGGCGCTGGTCGAGCTGGATGGCGAGCCGCTGGTGCGGCGCGGAATCCAGCTGCTGGGCGACGGCGGCTGCACGCCCGTGCACGTGGTGATCGGCGCGGGCGCCGACGAGGTGCCCGACCTGCCCGGCGCGGTGCTGGTTCGCCACGACCGCTGGCCCGAAGGGCTGGGCTCGTCGTTGCGCCGCGGCCTGGCCTCGCTGCCCGCCGACGTGTCGGCCGCTGTCGTGGTGCTCGTCGACCAGCCGCTGCTCAGCCCGGTCGCGGTTCGCCGGGTCCGAGGGGTGTACGCCGGTGGTGCGACCATCGCGGTCGCCACCTACGCCGGCCGGCCGGGGCACCCGGTCCTGCTGGGCCGGGAGACCTGGCCGCTGCTGGACGGTTACGCCGTCGGCGACCGGGGCGCCCGGGGCCTGCTGCGCGACCGACCGGACCTGGTGGTGGGGGTGCCCTGCGACGACGTCGGCTCACCGGTCGACGTGGACACCCCCGCCGACCTGCCCCGAATGGTCAGCGCCGCCGGCCCCGCCGACGCAGCCCCTCGCTGGTTGCCGCGTGATAGGCGATCATGA
- a CDS encoding 2Fe-2S iron-sulfur cluster-binding protein — protein MAFEVNGAAREVRLDNRTTLLDTLREHLDLTGAKKGCDHGQCGSCTVLLDGRRVKSCLVFAVTLDGRSVVTVEGLAGPDELSPLQAAFIAHDAFQCGYCTPGQLCSASGMLDEVARGWPSAVTDDLSAPAELTDAEIRERMAGNLCRCAAYPHIVAAVRETAATR, from the coding sequence GTGGCGTTCGAGGTCAACGGTGCGGCGCGCGAGGTACGGCTGGACAACCGCACCACCCTGCTCGACACGCTCCGTGAGCACCTCGACCTGACCGGGGCGAAGAAGGGCTGCGACCACGGCCAGTGCGGCTCCTGCACGGTGCTGCTGGACGGCCGCCGCGTGAAGAGCTGCCTGGTGTTCGCGGTCACGCTGGACGGCCGGTCGGTGGTGACTGTCGAAGGGCTAGCCGGGCCGGACGAGCTGTCCCCGTTGCAGGCCGCGTTCATCGCGCACGACGCGTTCCAGTGCGGCTACTGCACCCCCGGGCAACTCTGCTCCGCCAGCGGCATGCTCGACGAGGTCGCCCGGGGCTGGCCCAGCGCGGTCACCGACGACCTGAGCGCGCCGGCCGAGCTGACCGACGCGGAGATCCGCGAGCGGATGGCCGGCAACCTGTGCCGCTGTGCCGCGTACCCGCACATCGTGGCGGCCGTGCGCGAGACGGCGGCGACGCGATGA
- a CDS encoding FAD binding domain-containing protein has protein sequence MRAFRYHRPADVADAVAVLGAEPQAAYLGGGTNLVDLMKLGVQRPDLLVDVTGLPLDTVEELPDGGLRVGATVRNSDLAAHPVVRRDYSVLARALLAAASGQLRNMATTGGNLLQRTRCVYFQDTGKACNKRAPGSGCAALHGQNRDLAVLDWSEQCVATHPSDLAVALTALDAVVEVHEAEGSRDIPIAALYRSPGAHPERETTLARGALITAVRLPPLPAGRRSTYLKVRDRASFAFAVGSVAAVLDLDGGVIRDVRLAYGAVAHRPWRAYRAEAELRGRTFSPELAGRAADAELAEARPLRHNGFKVPLTRAITVRALSELAEEAR, from the coding sequence ATGAGGGCGTTCCGCTACCACCGGCCAGCCGACGTGGCCGACGCGGTCGCCGTGCTCGGCGCGGAACCGCAGGCGGCCTACCTGGGCGGCGGGACCAACCTGGTGGACCTGATGAAACTCGGGGTGCAGCGCCCCGACCTGCTCGTGGACGTGACCGGGCTTCCGCTGGACACCGTCGAGGAGCTGCCCGACGGCGGGCTGCGGGTCGGCGCGACCGTCCGCAACAGCGACCTCGCCGCCCACCCGGTGGTCCGCCGGGACTACTCGGTGCTGGCCCGCGCCCTGCTCGCCGCCGCCTCCGGGCAACTACGCAACATGGCCACCACCGGCGGCAACCTGTTGCAACGCACCCGCTGCGTCTACTTCCAGGACACCGGCAAGGCGTGCAACAAGCGTGCGCCGGGCAGCGGTTGCGCCGCACTGCACGGCCAGAACCGCGACCTGGCGGTGCTGGACTGGTCCGAACAGTGCGTGGCGACCCACCCGTCCGACCTGGCCGTCGCGCTGACCGCACTCGACGCGGTGGTGGAGGTGCACGAGGCCGAGGGCAGCCGCGACATTCCGATCGCCGCCCTGTACCGCTCCCCCGGGGCGCACCCCGAACGCGAGACCACGCTGGCCCGGGGTGCGCTGATCACCGCCGTCCGGTTGCCGCCGCTGCCGGCCGGGCGCCGCTCGACGTATCTGAAGGTGCGCGACCGGGCCTCGTTCGCCTTCGCCGTCGGTTCGGTGGCCGCGGTGCTGGACCTCGACGGCGGCGTGATCCGCGACGTGCGGCTGGCCTATGGGGCGGTGGCGCACCGGCCGTGGCGGGCCTACCGGGCCGAGGCCGAGCTGCGAGGTCGGACGTTCAGCCCGGAGCTGGCGGGACGGGCCGCCGACGCGGAACTGGCCGAGGCACGCCCGTTGCGGCACAACGGTTTCAAGGTGCCACTGACCCGGGCCATCACTGTGCGGGCGCTCAGCGAGCTGGCCGAGGAAGCGCGGTGA
- a CDS encoding xanthine dehydrogenase family protein molybdopterin-binding subunit, which translates to MSTGAVGRAYPRLEGREKVTGTARYAAEYPVDGITYGWAVPSAVVRGRITRIDSAEALASPGVLAVLHHGNAPRLAHGPQPELWLLQEPAVHYRGQFIAVVVATSLEAAREGARLVRIDYDAGPHSTVLAADHPGLYRPDKVNPSYPTDTAEGDFDAGYAAAPVRVDATYRTPAYHNNPMEPHAATAQWRDGRLLVHDSTQGASPVRATLAELFEVPPETIRVVAEHVGGGFGSKGYAKASVVLAALAARHMDRPVKLALTRQQVFGPVGYRTPTIQRVRLASDADGRLTAICHDAISQTSTLHEFAEQTAVYTRSMYAAPHRRTTHRLVRLDLPTPFWMRAPGECPGAYALESAMDELATAVGIDPVELRIRNDAQVDPDQGRPFTSRNLVACLREGAQRFGWADRDPTPRARRDGSWLIGTGVAGSSYPARARPSSATATARPDGSFLVRINATDIGTGARTAMWQVAADALGVPPERVEIRIGDSDLPTAPVAGGSMGTASWSWALIRAGQALREKLRDLPGGRAAGEVTVEVSTDDEVGGQPTLPRYAYGAQFAEVRVDADTGEVRLNRMLGVFAGGRIVNPTTARSQLIGGMTMGLSMALHEEGVLDERYGDWVNHDLATYHITACPDVESIEAYWLDEQDDELNPAGVKGIGEIGIVGAAAAVANAVHHATGVRIRDLPIRLDKLVGPSALA; encoded by the coding sequence GTGAGCACCGGCGCGGTCGGCCGGGCGTACCCCCGACTCGAGGGTCGGGAGAAGGTCACCGGCACCGCACGGTACGCGGCGGAGTACCCGGTGGACGGGATCACCTACGGCTGGGCGGTGCCCTCGGCGGTGGTGCGGGGCCGGATCACCCGGATCGACTCGGCGGAGGCGCTCGCGTCGCCCGGCGTGCTGGCCGTCCTGCACCACGGCAATGCGCCCCGCCTCGCGCACGGCCCGCAGCCGGAGCTGTGGCTGTTGCAGGAACCGGCGGTGCACTACCGGGGGCAGTTCATCGCGGTGGTGGTGGCCACCAGCCTGGAGGCGGCCCGCGAGGGCGCCCGGCTGGTCCGGATCGACTACGACGCCGGGCCGCACAGCACGGTGCTCGCCGCCGACCACCCCGGCCTGTACCGGCCGGACAAGGTCAACCCCAGCTATCCGACGGACACCGCCGAGGGCGATTTCGACGCCGGGTACGCGGCCGCCCCGGTGCGGGTGGACGCCACGTATCGTACGCCGGCCTACCACAACAACCCGATGGAGCCGCACGCCGCGACGGCGCAATGGCGCGACGGACGGCTACTGGTGCACGACTCCACCCAGGGCGCCTCGCCGGTGCGGGCCACGCTGGCCGAGCTGTTCGAGGTGCCCCCGGAGACGATCCGGGTCGTCGCCGAGCACGTCGGTGGCGGCTTCGGCAGCAAGGGGTACGCCAAGGCGTCGGTGGTGCTGGCCGCCCTCGCGGCCCGACACATGGACCGACCGGTCAAGCTGGCGCTGACCCGTCAGCAAGTGTTCGGGCCCGTCGGTTACCGCACCCCGACCATCCAGCGGGTCCGGCTCGCCTCCGACGCCGACGGACGACTCACCGCGATCTGCCACGACGCGATCAGCCAGACGTCGACCCTCCACGAATTCGCCGAGCAGACCGCCGTCTACACCCGCAGCATGTACGCCGCACCCCACCGACGCACCACACACCGGCTGGTCCGCCTCGACCTACCCACACCGTTCTGGATGCGCGCTCCCGGCGAGTGCCCCGGCGCGTACGCCCTGGAGTCGGCGATGGACGAGCTGGCCACCGCCGTCGGCATCGACCCGGTGGAGTTGCGGATCCGCAACGACGCGCAGGTCGACCCCGACCAGGGGCGGCCGTTCACCAGCCGCAACCTGGTGGCCTGTCTGCGCGAGGGTGCGCAGCGCTTCGGCTGGGCGGACCGGGACCCGACGCCCCGCGCCCGGCGCGACGGGAGCTGGCTGATCGGCACCGGGGTGGCCGGGTCGAGCTACCCGGCCCGGGCCAGGCCGTCGTCGGCCACGGCCACCGCCCGGCCCGACGGCAGCTTCCTGGTGCGGATCAACGCCACCGACATCGGCACCGGCGCCCGAACGGCGATGTGGCAGGTGGCCGCCGACGCGCTCGGGGTGCCGCCGGAGCGGGTGGAGATCCGCATCGGTGACAGCGACCTGCCGACCGCGCCGGTGGCCGGCGGCTCGATGGGCACGGCGAGCTGGAGCTGGGCGTTGATCCGGGCCGGTCAGGCGCTACGCGAGAAACTTCGGGATCTTCCCGGCGGCAGGGCCGCGGGCGAGGTGACCGTCGAGGTGAGCACCGACGACGAGGTGGGCGGGCAGCCCACCTTGCCCCGGTACGCGTACGGGGCGCAGTTCGCCGAGGTGCGGGTGGACGCGGACACCGGTGAGGTGCGGCTGAACCGGATGCTCGGGGTGTTCGCGGGCGGGCGGATCGTCAACCCGACGACGGCGCGCAGCCAACTCATCGGCGGCATGACGATGGGATTGTCGATGGCGCTGCACGAGGAGGGCGTGCTCGACGAGCGGTACGGCGACTGGGTCAACCACGACCTGGCCACCTATCACATCACCGCATGCCCGGACGTGGAGTCCATCGAGGCGTACTGGCTGGACGAACAGGACGACGAGCTGAACCCGGCCGGGGTGAAGGGCATCGGTGAGATCGGCATCGTCGGCGCCGCGGCGGCCGTCGCCAACGCGGTGCATCACGCCACCGGCGTACGGATCCGGGATCTGCCGATCCGGTTGGACAAGCTCGTCGGACCATCGGCGCTCGCTTAA
- a CDS encoding ArsR/SmtB family transcription factor, with translation MHAFDVLGDPVRRRILELLANGEQTAGAVSAVIRDEFGISQPAVSQHLKVLRDNGFATVRPEGTRRLYAVDPRPLREVDGWLEHFRRFWTPPLAALATELARGRRERRLGGPADPPDERNT, from the coding sequence GTGCACGCCTTCGACGTGCTGGGCGATCCGGTCCGGCGCCGCATCCTGGAGCTGCTCGCCAACGGCGAGCAGACCGCTGGCGCGGTCAGCGCGGTCATCCGCGACGAGTTCGGCATCTCCCAGCCAGCCGTGTCCCAGCACCTCAAGGTGTTACGGGACAACGGCTTCGCCACCGTACGGCCGGAGGGCACCCGGCGGCTGTACGCGGTCGACCCACGCCCACTGCGCGAGGTCGACGGCTGGCTGGAGCACTTCCGCCGATTCTGGACCCCACCGCTGGCGGCACTCGCCACCGAGCTGGCCCGGGGCCGACGCGAGCGTCGGCTGGGCGGGCCCGCCGACCCACCCGACGAGAGGAACACCTGA
- a CDS encoding SRPBCC family protein, whose protein sequence is MIDAIEQINAVQRQVGTRTLAAGEARVSTLSQTYQATLDDLWDACTNAERIPRWFLPITGDLRLHGRYQLQGNAGGTIESCEPPHRFTATWEMGGEVSWIEVRLTPIDAERTRFELDHIAHVDQDRWAQFGPGAVGVGWDLGLLGLASHLAGDGSGVSPEQSAEWSASDEGRRTMELSSQLWCEASIAAGTDADEAKAAAERTTAFYTGAPEA, encoded by the coding sequence ATGATCGACGCGATCGAGCAGATCAACGCCGTCCAGCGGCAGGTCGGCACCCGCACCCTGGCAGCCGGCGAGGCCCGCGTAAGCACGCTCAGCCAGACCTACCAGGCGACGCTCGACGATCTGTGGGACGCCTGCACCAACGCCGAGCGCATCCCGCGGTGGTTCCTGCCGATCACCGGTGACCTGCGGCTGCACGGCAGGTACCAACTCCAGGGCAATGCCGGCGGCACCATCGAGAGCTGCGAGCCGCCGCACCGCTTCACCGCCACCTGGGAGATGGGCGGCGAGGTCAGCTGGATCGAGGTCCGCCTCACCCCGATCGACGCCGAGCGGACCCGCTTCGAGCTGGACCACATCGCGCACGTCGACCAGGACCGGTGGGCACAGTTCGGGCCGGGCGCGGTCGGCGTCGGCTGGGACCTCGGGTTGCTCGGTCTCGCCTCGCACCTGGCCGGCGACGGCAGCGGGGTCAGCCCGGAGCAGAGCGCCGAGTGGAGCGCGTCCGACGAGGGGCGACGGACCATGGAGTTGAGCAGCCAACTGTGGTGCGAGGCGAGCATCGCCGCCGGCACCGACGCCGACGAGGCGAAGGCCGCCGCCGAACGCACCACCGCCTTCTACACCGGAGCCCCGGAGGCCTGA
- a CDS encoding NUDIX domain-containing protein, with protein sequence MTGSPYSHCSFCGAAYPAAAGWPRVCAVCGDTVWRNPLPVAVAVLPVRTAEGLGVVVVRRDIEPARGLLALPGGFIEYGEEWSDALVRELREETGLIAAAEDAQLFAVHSAPAGGTMMIFGVLPERAAEDLPSSAPTDEASEWLVLTDPVELAFSTHTQVLADFLTPNHLA encoded by the coding sequence ATGACAGGCTCGCCGTACTCGCACTGCTCCTTCTGCGGCGCCGCCTACCCGGCGGCCGCCGGGTGGCCGCGGGTCTGCGCGGTCTGCGGCGATACCGTCTGGCGCAACCCCCTGCCCGTCGCGGTCGCGGTGCTGCCGGTACGCACCGCCGAGGGCCTGGGCGTGGTGGTGGTCCGCCGGGACATCGAGCCGGCCCGCGGCCTGCTCGCGCTGCCCGGCGGCTTCATCGAGTACGGCGAGGAGTGGTCCGACGCCCTCGTCCGTGAGCTGCGGGAGGAGACCGGGCTGATCGCGGCAGCCGAGGACGCCCAACTCTTCGCGGTACACAGCGCTCCCGCCGGCGGCACGATGATGATCTTCGGGGTGCTGCCCGAACGGGCGGCCGAGGACCTGCCATCGTCTGCGCCGACCGATGAGGCAAGCGAGTGGCTGGTGCTCACCGACCCGGTCGAGCTGGCGTTCTCCACCCACACCCAGGTCCTGGCCGACTTCCTGACCCCCAACCACCTCGCCTGA
- a CDS encoding ABC transporter ATP-binding protein — translation MARQRTAAEDDDQPDDPPAGTMLPELEDRDWLHHAQEFAHTSFWAVARRLPRLVREAVGLAWATNRRDTLVSIGLNIAAGVMTTFGLLATTSVLRELFAAGPTPDRVRSALPALIVAAAAVSARGGLAIAAGWAQARLTPQINYQVELRLFEATTAVDLAAFDDAGFAEEMDRARDRGMAEAAYIVDHTVNLVTGVVGMLATAVAVTVIQPLLLPCLLLAAVPQAITAVRMARREYLAMLARITRRRRMWMLAHLMANRRTAAEVRAYQMRDFLLAEYRGVMAVETRAQLRLVRSQTGTRVVGATVAGLATFGVYAVLGGLLLNGMVALAAAATALLALQSARTSLGVAVIATNSLYEDALYYQDYQDFLARAHARVPTGGDRIADGVDVIELTDVSLSYPDTDTPAVDRVSLSVRRGEVIALVGENGSGKTTLAKLIAGLYQPTGGVIRWDGVDAAELDPRTLGAQVAVMTQEWWKFPFTAGQNIRVGRHDRPPERSGPSVQEAAAAAAAHDMIVGLPHGYDTLLDREFKDGHELSGGQWQRLVAARGLYRDAALLICDEPSAALDARAEHALFQHLRRRPDRAVVLITHRLANVRHADRIFVMERGRLVQQGRHDELMAANGLYRELFDLQASGYLTRADDALPR, via the coding sequence ATGGCCCGCCAGCGCACCGCTGCCGAGGACGACGACCAGCCCGATGACCCGCCGGCTGGCACCATGCTGCCGGAGCTGGAGGACCGCGACTGGTTGCACCACGCGCAGGAGTTTGCGCACACGAGCTTCTGGGCGGTGGCCCGCCGGCTGCCCCGGCTGGTCCGGGAGGCGGTCGGGCTGGCCTGGGCCACCAACCGTCGGGACACGCTCGTCTCGATCGGCCTGAACATCGCCGCCGGGGTGATGACCACGTTCGGCCTGCTCGCCACGACCAGCGTGCTGCGCGAGCTGTTCGCCGCCGGCCCCACCCCGGACCGGGTCCGATCGGCTCTGCCGGCGCTGATCGTGGCCGCGGCTGCGGTGTCGGCGCGCGGTGGCTTGGCGATCGCGGCCGGCTGGGCCCAGGCCCGGCTGACCCCACAGATCAACTATCAGGTGGAGCTGCGGCTGTTCGAGGCCACCACGGCAGTGGATCTGGCCGCGTTCGACGACGCCGGCTTCGCCGAGGAGATGGACCGTGCGCGTGACCGTGGGATGGCCGAAGCCGCGTACATCGTCGACCACACCGTCAACCTGGTCACCGGCGTGGTCGGGATGCTCGCCACCGCCGTGGCGGTGACCGTCATCCAACCGCTGCTGCTGCCCTGCCTGCTACTCGCCGCCGTGCCCCAGGCGATCACGGCGGTGCGGATGGCGCGCCGGGAGTATCTGGCGATGCTGGCCCGGATCACCCGGCGACGCCGGATGTGGATGCTGGCCCACCTGATGGCCAACCGGCGCACCGCCGCCGAGGTGCGCGCGTACCAGATGCGCGACTTCCTGCTCGCCGAGTATCGCGGGGTGATGGCCGTCGAGACCCGGGCCCAGTTGCGGCTGGTCCGCTCACAGACCGGCACTCGGGTCGTCGGCGCGACGGTGGCGGGGCTGGCCACCTTCGGGGTGTACGCGGTCCTCGGCGGCCTGTTGCTCAACGGGATGGTCGCCCTCGCCGCCGCGGCCACCGCCCTGCTCGCGTTGCAGTCCGCGCGGACCAGCCTGGGCGTGGCGGTCATCGCCACCAACTCGCTGTACGAGGACGCGCTCTACTACCAGGACTACCAGGACTTCCTGGCCCGCGCCCACGCCCGGGTGCCGACCGGCGGCGACCGGATCGCCGACGGTGTCGACGTGATCGAGCTGACCGACGTGAGCCTGAGTTACCCGGACACCGACACGCCGGCAGTGGACCGGGTCAGCCTGAGCGTCCGCCGGGGCGAGGTGATCGCACTGGTCGGCGAGAACGGCTCCGGCAAGACCACCCTGGCCAAACTGATCGCGGGGCTCTACCAGCCGACCGGCGGGGTGATCCGCTGGGACGGCGTCGACGCCGCCGAGTTGGACCCGCGCACCCTCGGCGCCCAGGTGGCCGTGATGACCCAGGAGTGGTGGAAGTTCCCCTTCACCGCCGGGCAGAACATCCGCGTCGGGCGGCACGACCGCCCGCCGGAGCGATCCGGCCCCAGCGTCCAGGAGGCGGCCGCCGCAGCCGCCGCGCACGACATGATCGTCGGCCTGCCGCACGGCTACGACACCCTGCTCGACCGGGAGTTCAAGGACGGCCACGAACTGTCCGGCGGCCAGTGGCAGCGACTCGTCGCCGCTCGCGGCCTCTACCGGGACGCCGCCCTGCTGATCTGCGACGAACCCTCCGCAGCCCTGGACGCGCGCGCCGAACACGCCCTGTTCCAGCACCTGCGCCGTCGCCCCGACCGGGCGGTCGTCCTGATCACCCACCGGCTGGCCAACGTCCGGCACGCCGACCGGATCTTCGTCATGGAACGGGGTCGACTCGTCCAACAGGGCCGCCACGACGAGCTGATGGCCGCGAACGGCCTCTACCGCGAGCTGTTCGACCTTCAGGCCAGCGGCTACCTGACGAGGGCCGACGACGCCCTGCCCCGCTGA